In Candidatus Ancaeobacter aquaticus, the following proteins share a genomic window:
- a CDS encoding TIGR03936 family radical SAM-associated protein codes for MSESTIRLIYSVMSPFCLISHLDLMRTIFRGFMRADIPIALSQGFSPHQVISFGPPLSVGMEGENEFLDFRIMQFCDLKKMANRLQCSFANILHIKDIHYFDQEKDIVTKEIDCYEYCVKLKNNDELDKKHIEEMLGEKEVITKTNARGTSRTMLVKPMVPYIDLKKDQSGTLLTLKLILHEGNSINPYDLIKYLLDIDRHKARGYQVKRINMYSIKTNKKVYR; via the coding sequence ATGAGTGAGTCAACGATAAGACTTATTTATTCGGTTATGAGTCCTTTTTGCTTGATCTCTCATCTTGATTTGATGAGAACGATCTTTAGGGGGTTTATGCGTGCAGATATACCCATAGCATTGTCTCAGGGCTTCAGCCCCCATCAGGTAATTTCATTTGGCCCTCCTTTATCAGTAGGAATGGAAGGAGAGAATGAATTCCTTGATTTCAGAATAATGCAATTTTGTGATTTAAAAAAAATGGCAAATCGTTTACAATGTTCATTTGCTAATATATTGCATATAAAAGACATACATTATTTTGATCAAGAGAAAGATATTGTAACAAAAGAAATTGATTGTTATGAGTATTGTGTAAAGCTCAAAAACAATGATGAATTAGATAAAAAACATATTGAAGAAATGCTTGGTGAAAAGGAGGTGATAACAAAGACTAATGCCCGTGGTACGTCTAGGACGATGCTGGTAAAACCGATGGTTCCTTATATTGATCTTAAAAAAGATCAGAGCGGAACACTACTTACATTAAAATTGATACTTCATGAGGGAAACTCTATAAACCCCTATGACCTAATTAAGTATTTATTGGATATTGACCGGCATAAAGCACGTGGGTACCAAGTGAAAAGAATTAATATGTATTCTATCAAAACAAACAAGAAGGTGTATAGATGA
- a CDS encoding TIGR03960 family B12-binding radical SAM protein, translating to MNLRQKVIEDILPYVEKPGRYIGNEVNTIIKDLKTVDVRIALAFPDVYEIGMSHYGLKILYEIINNVKEFSAQRVFAPWPDMEECMRKEAIPLFSLENYTPLLEHDIVGFSVQYELCYTNILNMLNLAGIPLKSAERVKGSWPLIIGGGPCVFNPEPIADFFDAFFIGESEETLLQFMHLVSKNKDLSKEKLLEKAAQTISGIYVPRLFNKKISQEGRFSCYTTACDTTPKQIKKAVVKDLNDIPSPKKQIVPLISIIHDRATLEIMRGCGNACRFCQAGSIYRPLRYRKKDVLVEEAKEIIANTGYQEISLSSLSTGDYPDIEGLVDDLTDNFYDKKVSLSIPSLRVDTFSVELARKISKIKKTGFTFACEAGTQRMLEIIRKNIRLDDLYKAVEYAYSSGWNLIKLYFMIGLPGETYDDLDNIMTIVNKVSEVKRSLHGKPGRVNVSISNFVPKTHTPLQWAGMNSIDEFRQKHIYLKKKIKRKCIQVKFHNIEKSFVEALFSRGDRSLSQIVLDAWKEGAKFDDWYEYFNFSTWQKVIERNNLETNKYIDCIDVKEVLPWEFISTGSSTEALIKEYEDVQQKIGEDAI from the coding sequence ATGAATTTAAGACAAAAAGTTATCGAAGATATTTTGCCGTACGTTGAAAAACCCGGACGCTATATTGGTAATGAGGTAAATACCATTATCAAGGATCTTAAAACAGTTGATGTCCGTATTGCGTTAGCGTTTCCCGATGTGTATGAGATTGGCATGAGTCATTATGGGCTAAAAATACTCTATGAAATAATAAATAATGTTAAGGAATTTTCTGCCCAGCGTGTATTCGCACCCTGGCCGGATATGGAAGAATGTATGAGAAAAGAAGCAATTCCTCTTTTCAGCTTGGAAAATTATACGCCTCTATTAGAACATGACATCGTAGGTTTTTCTGTCCAATACGAGTTATGTTATACAAATATTCTTAACATGCTTAATCTTGCAGGAATACCACTTAAAAGCGCTGAAAGAGTGAAAGGTTCGTGGCCTCTCATAATTGGTGGCGGACCATGTGTTTTTAATCCCGAACCAATCGCAGATTTTTTTGATGCATTTTTTATAGGTGAATCAGAAGAAACTCTTCTTCAATTCATGCATCTTGTATCAAAAAACAAAGATCTATCAAAAGAAAAGCTGCTGGAAAAGGCTGCGCAAACAATCTCGGGAATATATGTTCCAAGATTATTTAATAAAAAAATATCTCAAGAAGGACGATTTTCATGCTATACAACTGCTTGTGACACTACTCCAAAACAGATCAAGAAAGCTGTTGTAAAAGATCTAAACGATATACCTTCTCCAAAAAAACAAATAGTGCCTCTTATCAGCATTATTCACGATCGTGCAACGCTTGAGATTATGCGTGGGTGTGGCAATGCATGTCGTTTCTGTCAGGCAGGGTCAATATATCGGCCATTGAGATATAGAAAAAAGGATGTTTTAGTGGAAGAGGCAAAAGAAATCATAGCCAATACAGGGTATCAAGAGATATCGCTATCATCTCTTTCTACAGGGGATTATCCAGATATTGAGGGACTGGTTGATGATTTGACAGATAATTTCTATGATAAAAAAGTGTCTTTATCTATACCGTCACTGAGAGTAGATACGTTCTCAGTAGAGTTAGCGCGTAAAATAAGCAAGATAAAGAAAACTGGTTTTACTTTTGCATGTGAAGCCGGCACTCAGAGAATGCTTGAGATCATAAGAAAGAACATCCGTTTAGACGACTTATATAAAGCGGTTGAGTATGCATATAGTTCCGGGTGGAATTTAATTAAACTATATTTCATGATCGGCCTTCCGGGTGAGACATATGATGATCTTGATAATATTATGACTATTGTTAATAAAGTTTCTGAGGTTAAGCGTTCTCTTCATGGAAAACCAGGAAGAGTAAATGTTTCAATATCTAATTTTGTTCCAAAAACGCATACGCCACTCCAATGGGCAGGAATGAATAGTATAGATGAGTTTCGCCAAAAACATATATACCTCAAGAAGAAAATTAAAAGAAAATGTATACAGGTTAAATTCCATAATATTGAAAAAAGCTTTGTTGAAGCACTTTTTTCCAGAGGTGACAGGTCTTTATCTCAAATTGTTTTAGATGCATGGAAAGAAGGAGCGAAGTTTGATGACTGGTACGAATATTTTAATTTCAGTACATGGCAAAAAGTTATAGAAAGAAATAATTTAGAAACGAATAAATATATTGATTGCATAGATGTTAAAGAAGTTCTTCCATGGGAGTTTATTTCTACGGGAAGTAGTACAGAGGCTTTGATTAAGGAATATGAAGATGTCCAGCAAAAGATAGGGGAGGATGCGATATGA